From a single Deinococcus malanensis genomic region:
- a CDS encoding ATP-dependent nuclease produces the protein MISGPVKVHLRSVRIADFRGLRDVELDLNRGLTIITGLNGSGKTSLIDALSSWPVPVRKLQQVISIARNGDAARRSAPEHMNAELDLYACEPDVAWAGVPSNTRRARLKIQNTGLISVELVPPPAREPNTFSAVTRRTESSSTPAGPHVGMALPVDYLWLAYGTQHDAAHAVAFNEMYRYLPAVVHIPNGLTLSTGERGARVGNVADAALERILDARLAQDSRRSAAELRGVELTISEMARTLWPAVDMQVHIDLPEGSFPEISVIVGGQPVMMNELSSGQLWVLTTAILLVAGQEHDGRPMLVLLDEPGSHMHLSAVQTIRQALLRLSEVHQVVYTTHNDHLVSQAPPGSLRIARRRRQVITCVAPSDITDEDSLSELLPLLYAKRQELLEVISKNENLLIVEGQSEHTYLTMMRTLVDPTGQLMPADVRVIDAETIGIIDKLVKLCPFSCNVTVLMDSNPDDQSVRRAKEKVEDVLAARGKHEMILHPTGERQADIEDTFQREEFLRLAERALGVPFGTIEVPEAERLTPQLDGWLRRQGRQGKHGSLARPIAALARPEDLRRSTESFESLLRRIGEAFQGGQERLG, from the coding sequence CATTGACGCCCTGAGCTCCTGGCCGGTTCCTGTCCGCAAACTCCAGCAGGTGATCAGCATTGCGCGCAATGGTGACGCGGCGCGAAGGTCAGCTCCGGAGCACATGAACGCTGAGCTTGACCTGTATGCCTGCGAACCAGACGTGGCCTGGGCAGGCGTACCATCCAACACACGGCGAGCGCGACTGAAAATTCAGAATACCGGGTTGATATCGGTGGAATTGGTGCCGCCTCCAGCAAGGGAGCCAAATACCTTCTCAGCCGTGACGCGGCGCACCGAATCCAGCAGCACACCAGCGGGTCCCCACGTGGGGATGGCGTTGCCTGTTGACTACCTTTGGCTGGCTTACGGCACGCAGCATGACGCTGCCCATGCCGTGGCCTTCAATGAGATGTACAGGTACCTGCCCGCCGTCGTACATATCCCCAACGGGTTGACGCTCAGCACCGGTGAGAGGGGAGCGCGCGTAGGGAACGTTGCTGACGCAGCCCTGGAGCGCATCCTCGACGCGCGGCTCGCACAGGATTCCAGGAGGTCCGCTGCGGAGTTGCGCGGCGTGGAACTCACCATCTCCGAAATGGCACGCACCTTGTGGCCCGCCGTGGACATGCAGGTGCATATCGACCTGCCGGAGGGTAGCTTTCCTGAAATTTCTGTCATTGTCGGCGGGCAGCCGGTGATGATGAATGAACTCAGCTCAGGGCAGCTGTGGGTACTCACCACCGCCATCCTGCTGGTGGCCGGGCAGGAACATGACGGCCGGCCCATGTTGGTCCTCCTGGATGAGCCAGGAAGCCATATGCACCTCTCCGCAGTGCAGACGATCCGGCAGGCCCTCCTGCGGCTTTCCGAGGTGCATCAGGTGGTGTACACGACGCACAATGATCACCTGGTCAGCCAGGCACCTCCCGGGAGTCTGCGCATTGCCCGGCGCCGCAGACAGGTCATCACCTGCGTGGCACCGTCGGACATCACGGATGAGGACTCCCTGTCCGAACTGCTGCCTCTGCTGTACGCCAAACGTCAGGAGCTGCTGGAGGTGATCAGCAAGAACGAAAACCTGCTGATCGTGGAGGGGCAGAGCGAGCACACCTACCTGACCATGATGCGCACCCTGGTTGACCCCACGGGCCAGCTCATGCCTGCGGACGTACGGGTGATTGACGCGGAAACCATCGGCATCATCGACAAGCTGGTGAAGCTTTGCCCTTTTTCATGCAACGTGACCGTCCTGATGGACAGCAACCCGGATGATCAGTCTGTACGGCGAGCGAAAGAGAAAGTTGAGGACGTGCTGGCCGCGCGTGGAAAGCACGAAATGATTCTTCACCCGACAGGCGAGCGGCAGGCGGACATTGAGGACACTTTTCAGCGGGAGGAGTTTCTCCGCCTGGCTGAGCGGGCGCTGGGGGTGCCTTTTGGCACGATAGAGGTGCCGGAGGCTGAGCGGCTGACTCCACAGCTGGACGGCTGGTTGCGTCGTCAAGGCCGCCAGGGCAAGCATGGGAGTCTGGCGCGGCCAATCGCTGCCCTTGCACGCCCGGAGGACCTCAGACGTTCGACCGAATCGTTCGAATCCCTGCTCAGGCGCATCGGGGAGGCTTTCCAGGGCGGCCAAGAACGTTTGGGTTGA
- a CDS encoding heavy metal-responsive transcriptional regulator has product MTDSPDLPIGQLAALTGETVKAIRYWTDLGLLTSERRPSGYRSYPEEAAGQVRFLRSAQAAGFSLDEIRRILTVRQDGQKPCAHVKADLVSHLSSVRTQIAQLQALEAQLQAKVVWAEDHPDPDCDSAGCVYLEVTPQARLSP; this is encoded by the coding sequence ATGACGGATTCTCCTGACCTGCCCATCGGTCAACTCGCGGCACTGACCGGCGAGACGGTCAAAGCCATCCGGTACTGGACGGACCTCGGCCTGCTCACCTCCGAGCGCCGCCCCAGTGGCTACCGGTCCTACCCAGAGGAAGCCGCCGGACAGGTGCGCTTCCTCCGCTCTGCACAGGCTGCCGGATTCAGTCTTGATGAGATCCGCCGGATCCTTACCGTTCGCCAGGATGGCCAGAAACCCTGTGCGCACGTGAAAGCAGACCTCGTAAGCCACCTGAGTAGCGTCCGAACGCAGATCGCTCAGCTTCAGGCCCTTGAAGCCCAGTTGCAGGCGAAAGTCGTGTGGGCGGAAGATCATCCGGACCCCGACTGCGACTCCGCTGGGTGTGTGTACCTGGAAGTCACCCCACAGGCTCGACTCTCCCCCTAA
- a CDS encoding putative iron-sulfur cluster-binding metallochaperone, with protein sequence MSTLDCCAPKPSLTFSTTCPACGTSGKTVKLVTLKALLTPVALATLDPDEAYRFCPDATCDVVYFGSKRVYRQADVKVPVFQKNQDFRVPVCYCFGHTRADLDTATRNGQADTIPSSIQAHIKAGRCGCELNNPQGSCCLGNVNRTLSALREASHA encoded by the coding sequence ATGAGCACCCTCGACTGCTGTGCCCCCAAGCCCAGCCTCACCTTCAGCACCACGTGCCCAGCGTGCGGGACATCCGGCAAAACGGTAAAGCTGGTGACCCTCAAAGCCCTTCTTACGCCTGTGGCGCTCGCCACCCTAGATCCAGACGAGGCGTACCGTTTCTGCCCGGACGCAACCTGCGACGTGGTGTACTTCGGTTCCAAACGCGTGTACAGGCAGGCGGACGTGAAAGTCCCCGTCTTCCAGAAGAACCAGGACTTCAGGGTCCCGGTGTGCTACTGCTTCGGCCACACCCGGGCGGACCTCGATACGGCTACCCGGAACGGGCAGGCGGACACCATCCCATCCTCAATCCAGGCGCACATCAAAGCCGGACGGTGCGGGTGCGAACTGAATAACCCCCAGGGCAGCTGCTGCCTGGGGAACGTCAACCGCACGCTGAGCGCCCTGCGGGAGGCCAGCCATGCCTGA
- a CDS encoding TlpA family protein disulfide reductase produces the protein MTAAKGGPRKYVIPLLRAVVVAVLAAALLRQQQTRMGTTASASGGEAVSATLPQLSGETLHLADYQGKVLTVNFFASWCASCWNELNGFARVSREYASKGVAVVGISVQSSPDDTRGMVDKLGLTFPVVLDAQGTVSQEQLGLRGMPTTLFIDRQGRLLENHTGELSEGQLRSKLDGLL, from the coding sequence ATGACTGCTGCTAAGGGCGGCCCGCGGAAGTATGTGATTCCTCTGCTGCGCGCCGTCGTGGTCGCCGTTCTGGCTGCTGCCCTGCTCCGTCAGCAGCAGACCCGTATGGGAACCACGGCCAGCGCCTCCGGTGGCGAGGCCGTGTCAGCCACCCTCCCCCAGCTGAGTGGGGAAACCCTACACCTCGCTGATTACCAAGGCAAGGTTCTCACCGTCAACTTCTTCGCATCCTGGTGCGCGTCGTGCTGGAACGAACTCAACGGTTTCGCGCGCGTCTCCCGCGAGTACGCCAGCAAGGGCGTGGCGGTTGTCGGCATCAGCGTGCAGAGTTCCCCGGACGACACCCGCGGCATGGTCGACAAGCTCGGCCTGACTTTCCCGGTCGTGCTCGACGCGCAGGGCACCGTATCTCAGGAACAGCTCGGCCTGCGGGGCATGCCCACCACGCTGTTCATCGACCGGCAGGGCCGCCTGCTGGAGAACCATACCGGCGAAC
- the merB gene encoding organomercurial lyase has translation MPEMTTLPAPLAALLNCCEGQSPEAMLRGFVMFTPTPHVIHTQAGVRIYTRCALDTLLAAWILDENIDIVTTPPGATQSLEFTVRNGQLHSPSDAVLALPTQPDTRSAEKVYRSFCPYALAFPNVEAYQAWSNTATVPTTPVTFQDAYRLSRDFIGHLAHLSTLDGHGGTRCC, from the coding sequence ATGCCTGAGATGACCACTCTCCCCGCGCCGCTCGCTGCCCTGCTGAACTGCTGTGAAGGGCAATCACCGGAAGCCATGCTGCGGGGATTCGTGATGTTCACGCCCACCCCGCACGTCATCCACACCCAGGCTGGGGTGCGTATCTACACCCGCTGTGCCCTCGACACCCTGCTCGCCGCGTGGATCCTCGACGAGAACATCGACATCGTCACCACGCCCCCAGGTGCGACCCAGTCCCTGGAGTTCACGGTGCGCAACGGTCAGCTGCACTCTCCTTCTGACGCTGTTCTCGCGCTGCCCACCCAGCCGGACACCCGGAGCGCCGAGAAGGTCTACCGCAGCTTCTGCCCGTACGCGCTGGCCTTCCCGAACGTGGAGGCTTACCAGGCCTGGAGTAACACTGCAACTGTTCCCACGACTCCAGTGACGTTTCAGGACGCCTACCGACTGTCCCGTGACTTCATCGGTCATCTCGCTCACCTTTCCACACTGGACGGACACGGCGGTACCCGATGCTGCTGA